A window of the Parvularcula bermudensis HTCC2503 genome harbors these coding sequences:
- the trbL gene encoding P-type conjugative transfer protein TrbL gives MEDLGIIDRFLATFSTYIDSGFGLLGPDVAYLTAFLIGIDVVLAGVFWAMGPENNIIGTFVKKVLYVGFFALILNNFAFLANVIFESFAQLGLNASGSTITAADLLRPGFVADTGFTAGHPLLEEIGDLTGPVGFFVNFVTIAILFLAWLITLFAFFFLAIQLFVTVIEFKLTTLAGFVLIPFALWNKTSFLAERVLGNVISSGIKLMVLAVIVGIGSTLFGSVTAEITPGDVTLEDAATVILASLALVALGIFGPGIAAGLVSGAPQLGAGAVVGTAAGVGAGAIAGGALAGGALRAGAAATGGAIKAGASLSGGAATSFSLGKAASGANGWRATAAGVGAMAEAGARSFASGARSAASRAVAPVKRSFESGGRTAFSATGGTLGDVAAAPAATGGAPNWARQVQRQQLQRDASLAAASALRDGANNGSGGGSGDGPRLKQDED, from the coding sequence ATGGAAGACCTCGGCATCATCGATCGGTTTCTGGCGACCTTTTCGACCTATATCGATTCAGGTTTCGGGTTGCTTGGTCCCGACGTCGCCTATCTGACGGCGTTCCTGATCGGCATCGATGTCGTCCTCGCCGGGGTCTTCTGGGCGATGGGGCCGGAAAACAACATCATCGGAACCTTCGTCAAGAAGGTTCTCTATGTCGGCTTCTTCGCCCTCATCCTCAACAATTTCGCCTTTCTCGCCAATGTCATCTTCGAGAGCTTCGCGCAGCTCGGTCTGAATGCGTCCGGCTCGACCATCACGGCCGCCGATCTGCTGCGCCCCGGTTTCGTCGCCGATACCGGCTTCACCGCCGGGCACCCCTTGCTTGAAGAGATCGGCGATCTGACAGGCCCGGTCGGTTTCTTCGTCAACTTCGTCACCATCGCCATTCTGTTTCTCGCCTGGCTCATCACGCTCTTCGCGTTCTTCTTTCTGGCGATCCAGCTTTTCGTCACGGTGATCGAGTTCAAGCTGACGACGCTTGCTGGCTTCGTCCTCATTCCCTTTGCACTTTGGAACAAGACCTCGTTCCTGGCTGAGCGCGTTCTCGGGAATGTCATCTCATCCGGCATCAAACTCATGGTGCTGGCGGTGATTGTCGGCATCGGCTCCACTCTCTTCGGATCTGTCACGGCGGAAATCACGCCCGGAGACGTGACCCTGGAAGACGCCGCCACCGTCATTCTGGCGTCGCTCGCCCTCGTCGCGCTTGGAATCTTCGGTCCTGGCATCGCCGCCGGCCTTGTTTCCGGCGCCCCGCAACTCGGCGCCGGCGCCGTCGTCGGAACCGCCGCAGGCGTTGGAGCGGGCGCTATCGCCGGAGGCGCGCTCGCGGGCGGCGCATTGCGCGCAGGCGCAGCAGCAACAGGCGGCGCCATCAAAGCGGGCGCATCTCTTAGCGGCGGCGCCGCGACTTCCTTTTCCCTCGGCAAGGCCGCTTCCGGCGCAAACGGATGGCGTGCAACCGCCGCCGGCGTCGGCGCGATGGCGGAGGCTGGCGCGAGGAGTTTCGCAAGCGGCGCTCGCTCGGCAGCGTCGCGGGCCGTTGCGCCTGTGAAGCGGAGCTTCGAAAGCGGAGGCCGCACAGCTTTCAGCGCCACAGGCGGAACGCTGGGTGACGTCGCCGCCGCCCCGGCCGCCACGGGCGGAGCGCCGAATTGGGCGAGGCAGGTTCAACGTCAGCAATTGCAGAGAGACGCAAGCCTCGCAGCCGCATCGGCCTTGCGTGACGGCGCCAATAACGGTTCTGGGGGCGGGTCGGGCGACGGTCCGCGTCTCAAACAGGATGAGGACTGA
- a CDS encoding TrbC/VirB2 family protein, with protein MTLTKHTCRALAITFGLIVLVGPAHAAGSGMPWEAPLDSILQSIEGPVAKIVGTLAIIITGLTLAFGDTGGGFRKLIQIVFGLSIAFTATSFFLSFFSFGGGATI; from the coding sequence ATGACCCTGACGAAACACACCTGCCGCGCGCTCGCAATTACGTTCGGTCTCATCGTCCTTGTTGGTCCCGCCCATGCGGCCGGGTCCGGCATGCCCTGGGAAGCGCCCCTCGATTCCATCCTCCAGTCGATCGAGGGGCCGGTGGCCAAGATCGTCGGCACGCTCGCCATCATCATCACCGGCCTGACGCTGGCCTTCGGCGATACGGGCGGCGGCTTCCGCAAACTCATCCAGATCGTGTTCGGGCTCTCCATCGCGTTCACAGCGACGAGCTTCTTCCTGTCCTTCTTCTCGTTCGGCGGCGGCGCGACGATCTGA
- the trbJ gene encoding P-type conjugative transfer protein TrbJ — MRRRIIAALLLAAAPMTIAPPAHAIFGIGDIVIDPSNLAQNILTAANTLEQINNQVKQLQNEADMLINQATNLVRTGYNPQVEINRLLNEISVLMDRARSISYVVSETDRLFQENFPEDYSTWSRTQMATAAEMQWVSARSAFNDTLLVQSQIVQTLKADTSSLDAMLAETAMAEGNLSVSQTGNQIAALGVKQTMQMQEMMAAQYRADALARARDLQIEREGREKLARFVGGASAYTR; from the coding sequence ATGCGCCGCAGAATAATTGCCGCTCTCTTACTGGCGGCCGCGCCAATGACCATTGCGCCACCCGCCCACGCTATTTTCGGGATCGGAGACATCGTGATCGATCCCTCCAATCTCGCTCAGAACATCCTAACAGCAGCGAACACGCTGGAGCAGATCAACAATCAGGTGAAGCAGCTTCAGAACGAGGCTGACATGCTCATCAACCAGGCGACCAATCTCGTTCGTACCGGATACAATCCGCAGGTGGAGATAAATCGGCTCCTCAACGAGATTTCGGTTCTGATGGACCGGGCGCGATCGATCTCCTACGTCGTCAGCGAAACCGACCGGCTCTTTCAGGAAAACTTCCCCGAAGACTATTCCACATGGTCGCGCACACAGATGGCGACCGCTGCGGAAATGCAATGGGTGTCCGCCCGTTCGGCGTTTAACGACACGCTCCTGGTTCAGTCCCAGATCGTTCAAACGCTTAAGGCGGACACGTCATCCCTCGACGCAATGCTGGCGGAAACGGCGATGGCTGAAGGTAATCTTTCGGTTTCGCAGACCGGTAATCAGATCGCCGCGCTCGGCGTCAAACAGACCATGCAGATGCAGGAAATGATGGCAGCGCAATATCGCGCCGACGCGCTGGCGCGCGCCCGCGATCTTCAGATCGAGCGAGAGGGCCGCGAAAAGCTCGCCCGTTTTGTTGGGGGAGCCAGCGCCTACACGCGCTGA
- a CDS encoding conjugal transfer protein TraG has translation MSPQSILIGQIIIVLATIVCGVWLSTQWVAAQFSYDAYLGPAWFYVGETPVYYPWRLFEWWYAFDAYAPGVFARGGAIAAGSGFLGAFVAAIGSVWRGRQAKNLTTYGSSRWAARKDLQTSGMLKPSGVFLGRFNDDYLRHDGPEHVMAFAPTRSGKGVGLVVPTLLSWTQSAVIHDIKGENWQLTSGWRSKFSHCLLFDPTNAGSAKYNPLLEVRKGANEVRDVQNIADILVDPEGALERRTHWEKTGHALLVGAILHVLYAEKEKTLAQVARFLSDPDRPFEKTLWVMMSTNHLGDDGEARPHPVVAQAARELLNKSENERSGVLSTAMSFLGLYRDPTVAEVTSACDWRIADLIDAQKPVSLYLVVPPSDISRTKPLVRLILNQIGRRLTEKLDGQIDGDRRRQVLLMLDEFPALGRLDFFESALAFMAGYGLRAFLIAQSLNQIEKAYGPNNSILDNCHVRVAFATNDERTAKRISDALGTKTEMRAMRNYAGHRLAPWLAHVMVSRQETARQLLTPGEVMQLPADDEVVLVSGLPPIRAKKLRYFEDANFTGRVGSPASTSDRGTPYADRPPSRTEDWGTRRRAVDERLVRSSFGNGHDADDGGKDLKPEIDAPAQPDIDAAEQDRSDTPVSDSDEVAIKRAADLARATDTARRAYGVDKGTPKIDLMDF, from the coding sequence GTGTCACCGCAATCAATACTCATTGGACAGATTATTATCGTGCTCGCCACGATTGTTTGCGGTGTCTGGCTGTCAACGCAATGGGTCGCTGCGCAGTTTTCCTATGACGCCTATCTCGGACCGGCGTGGTTCTATGTTGGCGAGACCCCCGTCTACTATCCGTGGCGCCTCTTTGAATGGTGGTACGCCTTCGACGCTTACGCGCCCGGCGTATTCGCCAGAGGCGGCGCCATTGCAGCCGGCAGCGGATTTCTCGGTGCGTTCGTCGCCGCCATAGGCTCGGTCTGGCGCGGAAGGCAGGCCAAGAATCTCACGACATACGGATCGTCACGCTGGGCCGCCCGCAAGGACTTGCAGACATCCGGCATGCTCAAGCCTTCCGGCGTATTTCTTGGACGCTTTAATGACGACTATCTCCGTCATGACGGTCCTGAACATGTCATGGCGTTCGCCCCGACGCGATCCGGCAAGGGCGTCGGGCTTGTCGTTCCAACCCTACTGAGTTGGACTCAAAGCGCCGTCATTCACGACATCAAGGGTGAGAACTGGCAACTCACGTCAGGGTGGCGATCGAAGTTTTCTCATTGCCTTCTGTTCGATCCGACCAACGCCGGCAGCGCCAAATACAACCCGCTACTGGAGGTCCGCAAAGGCGCGAACGAGGTTCGCGACGTCCAGAACATTGCGGACATTCTGGTCGATCCTGAAGGCGCCCTGGAGCGGCGCACCCATTGGGAGAAGACCGGCCACGCTCTGTTGGTCGGCGCCATCCTGCATGTTCTCTACGCCGAGAAAGAAAAGACGCTCGCGCAGGTCGCGCGCTTTCTGTCCGATCCCGACCGCCCCTTCGAGAAGACCCTCTGGGTCATGATGTCCACGAACCATTTGGGCGACGATGGAGAAGCGCGGCCGCATCCCGTGGTCGCGCAAGCCGCCCGCGAGCTTCTGAATAAGTCAGAGAATGAGCGGTCCGGCGTTCTGTCCACGGCAATGAGCTTCTTAGGTCTCTATCGCGACCCAACCGTGGCGGAGGTGACATCTGCTTGCGACTGGCGCATCGCGGACCTGATCGATGCGCAAAAGCCGGTCTCGCTTTACCTCGTTGTTCCGCCTTCAGACATTTCACGCACCAAGCCGCTCGTCCGGCTCATTCTCAACCAGATCGGCCGCCGGTTGACCGAGAAACTGGACGGCCAGATCGATGGCGATCGCCGGCGACAAGTCTTGTTGATGCTCGACGAGTTTCCTGCGCTCGGCCGGCTCGACTTCTTCGAGAGCGCCTTGGCCTTCATGGCGGGTTACGGCTTGCGCGCATTTCTGATCGCCCAGTCTCTCAATCAAATCGAAAAAGCCTATGGGCCGAACAACTCGATCCTCGACAATTGCCATGTCCGTGTCGCCTTCGCGACCAATGACGAGCGCACGGCGAAGAGAATATCCGACGCCCTCGGCACCAAGACCGAGATGCGCGCCATGCGCAACTATGCCGGACACCGTCTGGCGCCCTGGCTCGCCCATGTCATGGTTTCGCGGCAGGAGACGGCGCGCCAGCTCTTGACCCCCGGCGAAGTGATGCAGCTTCCTGCCGATGACGAGGTCGTGCTTGTTTCCGGCCTGCCGCCAATCCGCGCAAAGAAACTCAGGTATTTCGAGGACGCCAATTTCACTGGCCGCGTAGGTTCTCCGGCGTCGACCAGCGATCGCGGAACGCCTTATGCGGACCGGCCGCCATCTCGCACAGAAGACTGGGGAACCCGGCGCCGCGCGGTCGATGAACGCCTCGTCCGGTCCTCATTCGGGAACGGTCATGATGCGGATGATGGCGGCAAGGACCTCAAGCCGGAAATCGACGCGCCTGCGCAACCGGACATCGACGCCGCCGAACAGGATCGCAGCGATACGCCTGTCAGCGATAGCGATGAGGTTGCGATCAAACGCGCGGCGGACCTCGCCCGTGCGACCGACACCGCGCGCCGTGCTTACGGCGTCGACAAGGGAACCCCCAAGATTGACCTGATGGATTTTTGA
- the trbB gene encoding P-type conjugative transfer ATPase TrbB, with protein sequence MPIPDARSQTYLRTETMLKTAMGPAVVEALDDPAIVEVMVNPDGKIWIDAHGDGRMETGTVMPAAEAERVIRVVGSHIGQEVDRLHPIVSAELPGGGERFEGVIPPVTTAPCFSIRKPAARVFTLDDYVETGVTSAEDADALRAAVRDAMNILIVGGTGSGKTTLANALLAEVALSGDRVVILEDTRELQCEARDKVNLRTQAGAVAMADLVRSTLRLRPDRIIVGEVRGGEALDMLKAWNTGHPGGIATIHANSAGGGLQRLEQLVSEVTAQTPHALIAEAIDLIVFIAGRGPERRIRTISRVLGREAGDYRLEPFSSPVSQIVKLKGSSS encoded by the coding sequence ATGCCGATACCTGACGCGCGCTCCCAAACCTACCTTCGAACCGAGACCATGCTGAAAACCGCCATGGGACCGGCTGTCGTCGAGGCGCTGGATGATCCCGCCATTGTTGAAGTGATGGTCAATCCCGATGGCAAGATCTGGATCGACGCCCATGGCGACGGCCGCATGGAGACCGGGACCGTCATGCCCGCTGCGGAAGCCGAACGGGTCATTCGCGTCGTCGGCAGTCATATTGGTCAGGAAGTGGACAGGCTCCACCCCATTGTCAGCGCCGAGCTGCCGGGCGGGGGAGAACGCTTTGAGGGCGTCATCCCGCCAGTGACCACGGCGCCGTGCTTTTCCATTCGGAAGCCCGCCGCCCGCGTCTTCACGCTCGACGATTATGTCGAGACTGGCGTGACAAGTGCAGAAGACGCCGACGCGCTCAGGGCCGCCGTCCGAGACGCCATGAACATCCTGATTGTCGGCGGCACAGGGTCGGGCAAAACCACCCTCGCAAACGCCTTGCTTGCAGAGGTCGCATTGAGCGGCGATCGCGTGGTGATCCTCGAAGACACGCGCGAGCTGCAATGCGAGGCCAGGGACAAGGTCAATCTGCGGACTCAGGCCGGCGCTGTCGCCATGGCCGATCTCGTTCGCTCGACGCTTCGGCTGCGACCCGACCGGATTATCGTCGGCGAAGTTCGCGGCGGCGAAGCCCTCGACATGCTCAAAGCCTGGAACACGGGCCATCCGGGTGGAATCGCCACCATTCACGCCAACTCCGCTGGCGGCGGTCTCCAACGGCTTGAACAGCTTGTGTCGGAAGTGACGGCGCAGACTCCGCACGCCCTGATCGCCGAAGCCATCGATCTCATCGTGTTCATCGCAGGGCGCGGACCGGAACGCCGGATACGGACAATCAGCCGGGTGCTTGGCCGCGAGGCCGGCGACTACCGCCTGGAGCCATTTTCCTCACCCGTCAGCCAAATCGTCAAACTGAAAGGAAGCTCATCATGA
- the trbE gene encoding conjugal transfer protein TrbE, producing MMNLKEYRQSNKRLADFLPWACLIAPGVVLNKDGSFQRSAMFRGPDLESATAASLVSVCSRINNALKRFGSGWALYFEAAREAATDYPESQWRDPVGWLIDEERRGRFTEAGALFESRYTLTFAFLPPADSVNRIEDAFVEKPAEEAGLAAFDHLARFIAETDRSLDLIASVVPEARFLTDDETLTYLQSSLSSKRHPVCAPETPAYLDAILGGVDLVGGLEPMLGGDHLRVLSLQGFPNATEPGLFDDLNRLGFPYRWMTRFLPMDKSEATKVLGRYRRQWFAKRKSLSAIIKEVMTNEASALVDPDADNKAADADAALQALGEDHVSYGYVTTSVAVMDEDAASADEMIREVERIINGRGFVAMNETVNAVDAWLGGLPGHAYANVRQPIIHTLNLVHMMPLSAVWAGPVENAHLNGPPLLYATANSNTPFRLVPHQNDVGHMLVVGPTGAGKSVLLALIAAQFRRYAGAQVFLFDKGGSARAITAGMGGEHYALGEDRGLCFQPLARIDADAERSWALEWISGLLAHEGVAIDPDVKDAVWTALTSLSAAPKAERTMTGLSVLLQSNRLKQALAPYTLAGAHGALLDADDETLGQNDWQCFEMEELMHRPSLVPPVLTYLFHRLEARFDGRPTLLILDEAWVFLDNPLFSERIREWLKVLRKRNVSVIFATQSLSDISGSTIAPAIIESCPSRIFLPNDRALEPQQQDTYRAFGLNDRQIEIIAGASPRQDYYFQSRSGNRLFDLDLGPVSLAFCAASSKADHKLIDDVEGAHPKEFAVHWLHARDLAWAADLITATPATQGDVPCAAE from the coding sequence ATGATGAATCTCAAAGAATATCGGCAGTCAAATAAGAGGCTTGCAGACTTTCTGCCCTGGGCCTGTCTGATTGCGCCTGGCGTCGTCCTGAACAAGGATGGGAGCTTCCAGCGCTCAGCGATGTTTCGCGGGCCGGATCTGGAGAGCGCGACAGCGGCGAGCCTCGTTTCTGTCTGTTCACGCATCAACAACGCCTTGAAGCGTTTCGGTTCCGGTTGGGCGCTCTACTTCGAAGCGGCTCGCGAAGCGGCGACGGACTATCCGGAAAGCCAGTGGCGCGATCCAGTGGGCTGGTTGATCGACGAGGAGCGCAGGGGACGCTTCACCGAAGCCGGCGCTCTGTTCGAAAGCCGCTACACGCTGACCTTTGCCTTTCTGCCGCCTGCCGACAGCGTCAATCGCATCGAGGATGCGTTTGTTGAAAAACCGGCGGAAGAAGCCGGGCTCGCCGCTTTCGATCATCTCGCCCGGTTCATCGCTGAAACCGACCGCAGTCTCGATCTTATCGCCTCTGTGGTGCCCGAAGCGCGTTTTCTGACAGACGACGAGACGCTGACTTACCTCCAGTCGAGCCTATCTTCCAAACGCCATCCGGTTTGCGCTCCTGAAACGCCCGCCTATCTCGATGCAATTTTGGGAGGCGTCGATCTTGTTGGCGGCTTGGAACCGATGCTCGGCGGCGACCATCTGCGCGTCCTCTCCCTGCAGGGCTTCCCGAACGCAACCGAGCCGGGCCTTTTCGACGATCTGAATCGCCTCGGCTTTCCGTATCGCTGGATGACCCGTTTCCTGCCGATGGACAAATCGGAGGCGACAAAGGTTCTCGGCCGATACCGGCGTCAGTGGTTCGCCAAACGAAAATCTCTTTCGGCCATCATCAAAGAGGTCATGACGAATGAAGCTTCTGCACTCGTCGATCCGGATGCGGACAATAAGGCGGCAGACGCCGATGCGGCGCTTCAGGCGCTCGGAGAGGATCATGTCAGCTATGGCTATGTGACGACATCGGTCGCGGTCATGGATGAGGACGCGGCCTCCGCCGACGAGATGATCCGTGAGGTGGAGCGGATCATCAACGGACGGGGTTTCGTTGCGATGAACGAAACGGTCAACGCCGTCGACGCATGGCTCGGCGGCTTGCCCGGTCACGCCTACGCGAATGTGCGTCAGCCGATCATCCACACGCTTAATCTCGTTCATATGATGCCGCTTTCGGCCGTATGGGCAGGCCCTGTCGAGAATGCTCATTTGAACGGCCCGCCGCTTCTCTACGCAACCGCGAACTCGAACACCCCATTCCGGCTCGTGCCCCACCAGAACGATGTCGGACACATGCTGGTTGTCGGTCCGACGGGCGCCGGCAAGTCGGTGCTGCTCGCGTTGATTGCAGCTCAGTTCCGGCGCTACGCCGGGGCTCAAGTCTTCTTGTTTGACAAAGGCGGATCGGCCCGCGCCATCACCGCCGGCATGGGAGGCGAACATTACGCGCTCGGTGAAGACAGGGGGCTTTGTTTTCAGCCGCTCGCCCGTATCGATGCAGATGCAGAGCGGTCTTGGGCGCTCGAATGGATCTCCGGCCTTCTCGCCCATGAAGGCGTCGCCATCGATCCCGATGTCAAAGACGCCGTCTGGACGGCGCTGACCTCGTTGAGCGCGGCGCCGAAAGCAGAGCGGACGATGACCGGCCTGTCGGTGCTTCTGCAATCCAACCGGCTCAAACAGGCGCTTGCGCCATACACGCTCGCGGGCGCCCATGGCGCCTTGCTCGACGCCGATGACGAAACACTCGGGCAAAACGATTGGCAATGCTTCGAGATGGAGGAGCTGATGCACCGGCCCTCGCTCGTGCCGCCTGTGCTGACCTACCTCTTTCATCGGCTGGAGGCACGCTTCGACGGCAGGCCGACCTTGCTCATTCTGGATGAAGCCTGGGTGTTTCTCGACAACCCGCTCTTCTCCGAGCGCATTCGCGAATGGCTCAAAGTGCTCCGGAAACGGAATGTCTCGGTCATTTTCGCAACGCAGTCCTTATCGGACATCTCCGGCAGCACCATCGCGCCTGCGATTATCGAGAGCTGCCCCTCGCGCATCTTCCTGCCGAATGACCGTGCGCTCGAACCCCAGCAGCAGGACACCTATCGCGCGTTCGGATTGAACGACCGTCAGATCGAAATCATCGCGGGGGCGAGTCCGCGGCAGGACTATTATTTCCAGTCGCGCTCGGGAAACCGTCTGTTCGATCTCGATCTTGGACCCGTCAGTCTCGCCTTCTGCGCCGCGTCATCCAAAGCGGATCACAAGCTAATTGATGACGTTGAGGGCGCACACCCGAAAGAATTCGCCGTCCACTGGCTGCACGCCCGCGACCTGGCCTGGGCGGCTGACCTCATAACCGCCACCCCCGCAACACAAGGAGATGTTCCATGCGCCGCAGAATAA
- a CDS encoding VirB3 family type IV secretion system protein: MTEGFAIPVHRSLTEPILMGGAPRNAAILNGTIAAALGLGLQVWGTGILYWIIAHGACVFMAKRDPKFMDVVLRHIRHEGYLA, from the coding sequence ATGACCGAAGGTTTCGCCATACCCGTGCACCGCTCCTTGACCGAGCCGATCCTGATGGGCGGCGCGCCCCGCAACGCCGCCATCCTCAACGGCACGATCGCGGCCGCGCTGGGCCTGGGGCTTCAGGTATGGGGCACCGGCATCCTCTACTGGATCATCGCACATGGCGCCTGCGTCTTCATGGCGAAACGGGACCCGAAATTCATGGACGTGGTTCTGCGCCACATCCGCCATGAGGGGTATCTCGCATGA
- a CDS encoding ATP-binding protein — MLIDSPASAISIFGPRRTGKTEFLEDDLAPLAHGKKHRVVYASMWQTLDAPLASLLYAFDTTLRGGKLTDRLAAAARDLAPKLKLKPPGSGAEIEIDVGALRGKPQDNHLLLLDQYCERLANDKRPTFLLFDEFQELARTEISAPIIAALRTSLDIRQKGLVSIFTGSSQDGLRKVFSAKDAPFYRYATQMTLPTLDEAFVDHQLKVYKSKAKRAIERTEALRVFDKVERNPLFFQQWLIAMMAHASLTPKTALTHVLDGFGEQFGFADTWNDLKPLQRATMRLLADHVDQIYADASTTKLARMTGEDAPTRSKVLSAVRRLSRLGVAEKLEDRWSLNDPLLEVWVRARPDTDFIEAGSQT, encoded by the coding sequence TTGCTGATCGATAGCCCCGCCTCTGCGATAAGCATTTTTGGTCCGAGGCGCACCGGGAAAACAGAATTTCTCGAAGATGACCTTGCGCCTCTTGCGCATGGCAAAAAGCACCGCGTCGTCTACGCCAGCATGTGGCAAACGCTCGACGCACCTCTTGCAAGCTTGCTCTACGCCTTCGATACGACGTTGCGCGGCGGGAAGCTCACAGACCGTCTCGCGGCGGCGGCACGTGACTTGGCGCCGAAACTGAAACTCAAACCGCCGGGTTCTGGCGCAGAAATTGAAATCGATGTCGGGGCCTTGCGAGGAAAGCCGCAAGACAATCACCTGTTGTTGCTTGACCAGTATTGCGAGCGACTGGCCAATGACAAGCGGCCAACCTTTCTCCTGTTTGATGAATTCCAGGAGTTGGCGCGCACCGAAATTTCGGCTCCGATCATCGCAGCGCTGCGGACAAGTCTCGATATCCGCCAAAAGGGACTGGTTTCGATCTTTACCGGGTCGTCACAGGACGGGTTAAGAAAAGTGTTCAGCGCCAAGGATGCGCCATTCTATCGGTACGCCACCCAAATGACGCTGCCGACCTTAGATGAAGCGTTCGTCGATCATCAGCTCAAGGTATACAAATCAAAGGCGAAGCGAGCGATCGAACGGACGGAGGCGCTTCGGGTTTTCGACAAGGTCGAACGGAATCCGTTATTCTTCCAGCAGTGGCTCATCGCAATGATGGCGCATGCATCGCTAACGCCGAAAACGGCTTTGACGCATGTCCTCGACGGCTTTGGCGAGCAGTTTGGTTTTGCGGACACATGGAACGATCTCAAACCATTGCAGCGAGCGACCATGCGCCTTCTGGCAGACCACGTGGACCAGATCTATGCCGATGCATCTACGACCAAGTTGGCGCGGATGACTGGGGAAGATGCGCCGACAAGAAGCAAAGTGCTTAGTGCCGTCCGCCGGCTATCGCGCCTTGGCGTTGCGGAAAAGCTTGAAGACCGGTGGAGCTTGAACGATCCGCTGCTGGAAGTGTGGGTGCGCGCGCGACCTGACACCGACTTTATCGAGGCCGGTAGCCAGACGTAG